The genomic DNA CCGGCGGCTCCTGGCATCGCGGTGGGCAATGCCGTCCGGGTGGTGGAGACGCAGGTGGAGCTGTCCCAGCGGGGCCAGGGCCTCGCAGAGGAGCAGCGCCGTCTGGCCGAGGCGCTGACGGGCGTGCGCCAGGACATCGAGGTGATGATCGAGCGGGAGGGCACGGCGGGCTCGGCGCGCACGGAGATCTTCCGGGCGCACCTGGTGCTGCTCGACGACCCGGACCTCAACGAGGCCGCGGGCGAGTCGCTCTCCGCCGGGCATAGCGCCGAGTGGGCGTGGCGCAGCGCCATCGAGACGCACGTCGGGATGCTGGAGCGTCTGGAGAACACCCTCCTGGCGGAGCGCGGAGGAGACCTGCGTGACATCGGCCGGCGTGTCATCGCCTTGCTGACCGGCCAGGGCGCCTCCCGGGTGCCCACGGACCTGCCGCCCAACGCCATCCTCGTCGCGGACGAGCTGCTGCCCTCGGATCTCGCGGCGGTTCCCGCGGGCCGTCTGGCGGCGCTCTGCACGGCCCACGGTGGCCCCACGTCACACGTGGCCATCCTGGCCGCGGGCCTGGGCATTCCGGCCGTGGTGGCGGCGGGAGACGGGGCCCTGCGGGTCCCCCATGGCGCGCCGTTGATCGTCGATGGCGAGCGGGGCGAGGTCCATGTCCACCCGAGCGCCGCGCTCCAGGAGGCGACCCTCCGCTCGCTCGCGGAGCGCGCCGCCCGCCGCGAGGCCCACCTGGCCAAGGCCCACGAGGGCTGCCACACGGTGGATGGCACGCGCATCGAGGTCTTCGCCAACCTGGGACGTCCCGGTGACGCGGCGGCCGCCGCCGCTCAGGGCGCGGAGGGCTGCGGCCTGCTGCGCAGCGAGTTCCTCTTCCTGGAGCGCGCCACCGAGCCGAGCGAGGCGGAACAGGCGGATCAGTACCAGCGGATCGCCGAGGGGTTGAAGGGTCGGCCCCTGGTCATCCGCACGCTCGATGTGGGCGGAGACAAGCCACTCGCGTACATGCCGCTGCCGCGCGAGGAGAACCCGGTGCTCGGCCTGCGGGGCGTGCGCGTCTCGCTGCGCCACCCCGACATGCTGCGCACCCAGCTGCGCGCCATCCTCCGCGTGAAGCCGGAGGGCGTCTGCCGGGTCCTCGTCCCCATGGTCACCTCCGCGCATGAGTTGCGCGCGGTGCGCGTCATGCTGGAGGAGGAGCGCCGGGCGATGGGCGTGTCCACGCCGGTGGCGCTGGGCGCGATGATCGAGGTGCCCGTCGCCGCCATGCTGTCGGACCGGCTGGCGGAGGAGGCGGACTTCCTCTCCATCGGCACCAATGACCTCACCCAGTACGGGCTCGCCATGGATCGCGGCAACCCGCATGTGGCGGCGCAGCTGGATGGCTTGCACCCGGGGCTCCTGCGCCTGGTGGCGCGGACCGTGGAAGGGGCGCGCAAGCACGAGCGTCCGGTGGCGGTGTGTGGAGGCATCGCGTCGGATTCGCGCGCGGCGCCGCTGCTCATCGGCCTGGGCGTCAACGAGCTGTCGGTGTCTCCGGCCGTCATTCCAGGCCTCAAGGCCTTCATCCGCACGCTGTCGATGAGCCAGTGCGCGGAGGTGGCCCGCAAGGCGCTGGAGCTCGAGAGTGGTGACGAAGTGCGCGCGCTCGTGACGAGCACGTGGCCGGGCCTGTGAGGAATCCAATCCCCATGGAGAAACACTAGATGGTGAGCAACAAGTTCGCGGGCGTACAACAACTCGGGCGCGCCTTGATGTTGCCCATCGCCGTCCTGCCGATCGCGGGCCTCCTGCTGCGTCTGGGCCAACCCGACCTGTTGGGCATCTCCTTCGTGGCGGCCGCGGGCGACGCCATCTTCTCCAACCTCGGCCTGCTGTTCGCGGTGGGCGTGGCGGTGGGGTTCGCGAAGGAGAATCACGGAGCCGCCGGACTCGCGGGCGCCGTGGGCTTCCTCATCACCGTGAAGGGAACCGAGGCGCTCGTGCAGGTGCCCCCCGCGGTCCTCGATGGACTGGTGGGCGCGGCCAAGGATCTCGCCGTGGCGGGCTACAAGGCGCGCCTCGCCTCGAAGATCAGCGTGCCGGCGGGCATCCTGTCCGGCCTGTTCGCGGGTCTGCTGTACAACCGCTACAAGGACATCAAGCTGCCGGAGTACCTGGCCTTCTTCGGCGGCCGCCGCTTCATCCCGATCGTCACGGGCCTGGCCTGTCTGGGACTCGCGCTGGTGTTCGGCTTCGGTTGGCCCGGCATCGAGGCGGGACTGGATACCGTCAGCCGCGCGGTGTTCAGCGCGGGCCGGGCGGGGCTGTTCCTGTATGGCTTCTTCAACCGGCTGTTGATCGTCACCGGTCTGCACCACATCCTCAACAATCTCGCGTGGTTCATCCTCGGCGACTACAACGGCGTGACGGGTGACCTGAACCGCTTCTTCAAGGGTGACCCCACGGCGGGCGCGATGATGTCGGGCTTCTTCCCCGTGATGATGTTCGGCCTGCCCGCGGCCTGTCTGGCCATGTACCGGGCGGCGCTGCCGCGCAACCGGGCCAAGGTGGGCGGCGTGCTGCTGTCCATGGCGCTGACGTCCTTCCTCACCGGCGTCACCGAGCCCATCGAGTTCGCGTTCATGTTCCTCGCGCCGCCGCTCTACCTGCTGCACGCGGTGCTCACGGGCGTGTCGATCGTCCTCATGGACATCCTGAACGTGAAGCTGGGCTTTGGCTTCTCGGCGGGCCTGTTCGACTATGTGCTGAACTACAAGCTGGCCACCCAGCCCATCCTGTTGCTGCCGGTGGGCGCGGCGTACTTCGCCGTCTACTACGGGCTGTTCAGCGTCTGCATCGCCCACTTCAACTTGAAGACCCTGGGCCGCGAGGACGAGGAGGTCTTCGCCACGGCGGCTCCTTCCGAGGGGGCCTCGCTCCCCGCGCCCGCGATGTCCCGGGGCGCGTCGTGGATCCAGGCGCTCGGTGGCGCGGCCAACCTCCAGAACGTCGACGCTTGCACCACGCGGTTGCGGCTGACGGTGGCCGACAACACGCGCGTGGATGAGACGGCCCTCAAGGTGCTCGGGTCGCGAGGCATCATCCGCCCGGCTCCCGGCAGCGTGCAGATCATCATCGGACCGCTCGCGGATCAGGTCGCCTCCGAGGTTCGCGACGCCCTGCGCGCGAGTCCGGCGTCCGTCAATCCGGAGCGGATCCTGGCGCAGGGCATGCTCGCCGCCCTGGGGGGTGCATCCAATATCCGGGACATTGGCCTGTGCTCCACGCGGCTGCGGCTGGTGTTGGTCGATGACCAACGCGTGAATGACGCGGCGTTGAACGGACTCGCCACCCGGGGCGTGGTCAAGCCGACGGCGGGCTCCGTGCAAGTCATCATCGGACCCTCGGCGGAGCGGGTGGCCGACGAACTGCGAGCGCTGTTGCGCTAGCACGATCCACCCGCCCCTCGCGGTGAGGTGGTCCGCCCCGGGGCGCTGGCGAGACGCCAGCGCCCGGCGGGGCCTGGGGATTGCTGTCCCGGAAACACGACAACAGATGTGAATCTCTTGGTTGGAGGCAACATGAAGCGGTTTCTGACGTCCCTTCCCGTCATGGCGGTTCTGGCAGCGGGGTGTTCCGACCCGGCGCAGCCCGACCCGGTGCAGCCCGACCCGGATCCCGTCCAGCCCGCGCCCAAGCCCACCGTTCCAGCCTCGGTGTCCGTGGAATGGCAGCCCGTGGACAACTCGGTGGGCAGCTGGATGTTCTTCCGCTCCACCTTCACGATCGAGAACAAGGGGCCCGGTGAGCTGGGCAACCAGGGCTGGAAGCTCTATTTCAGCTTCGTGCGCCGCATCCTCAACGAGGGGGAGGGAAGCCAGGAAGAGAACCTGTTCCAGTCCCTCGCGAAGCAGGGCATCCGCATTACCAAGGCGGACCTCGCGGGCAGTGGCGACTACTTCGTGCTCGAGCCCCTTCCGGAGTTCAAGCCCATCGCGGTGGGCGAGCGGCGCGTGTTGGATGTGCTGGCCAGCGATTGGGCCATCCTGAAGTCGGACGCGCCCGCGGGCTTCCACATCGTGTTCTCCGGTGGCGAGCACAAGGGCGACGTCGCGTACGCCGTTCCGTCGACGGTCAAGCTGGACGCCTCGGATCCGAAGCAGACCACGCGCTTCGAGGGCGACAAGATGCCGGTGCAGACGCCCGGCTTGCGCTTCAAGGAGAACCCGGCCCTCCAGGACGTGGAGCTCAAGCGCCAGCTGTTGCCCGCTCCCCGGTCGCTCACCACTCGCGAGGGCAAGGTGACGCTGAGCAACGGAACCACGATTGGATATGCCGGCCCGCTCCAGGGCGAGGCTTCCTATCTGGTCTCGGCGCTGGGCGACGTGCTGGCGGGGACCGTTTCCTCCCGCGCCACGCAGGGTGATGAGCACATCCAACTGCGCATCCAGGCCGACCTCGACACCGATGGGGACGGGACGGCGGATGCCGAGGGCTACACGCTCGACGCGCAGGATGGGAAGATCCTCATCACCGGCGCGGACGCGGCGGGTGTCTTCCATGGCATCCAGACGCTCCGTCAGCTCATCCCCGTGGACGCCTATGCCGCCGCGGTGAATCCCAGCAACCGCAAGGCGGAGTTCTCCGTCCCGGCGGTGCTCATCGCCGACGCTCCGGGCTTCTCCCACCGTGGCATGGCCCTGGACGTGGGCCGCCATTTCCAGTCCAAGGAGACGGTCAAGAAGCTGCTGGACGTGCTCGCCTACTACAAGATCAACAAGTTCCACTTCCACCTGACCGATGACGAGGGGTGGCGCCTGGAGATTCCGGGCATCCCGGAGCTGACCAGCTACGGCTCCCGCCGGGGCTTCGATCTGGCCGAGACCGAGATGATGCACGCGGCGATGGGCTCCTCGAATGACCTGGATTCGGGCGACCGCATCGAGCTCAAGCCGGCCAAGCGGCCCGCGGAGCAGACGGTGCGCCCCGCCTACCAGGGGTTCGAGCAGGAAATGCTCAACTTCGTGGGCAAGGGCAGTGGTTACTACACGACCAAGGATTTCGAGGAAATCCTCGCCTACGCCACCGAGCGTCACATCGACGTGATTCCGGAGATCGACATGCCGGGCCACGCGCGCGCCGCGGTGATGTCCATGGAGTACCGCTACCGCAAGCTCAAGGACACGAATCCCGAGCAGGCCGCCATGTACCGGCTGGTGGATCCCAACGACACGTCCAAACACACGAGTGTTCAGGCGTACACGGATAACTTCGTCAATCCTTGTCTGGAAACCTCGTATGCCTTCCTGACCAAGGTCGTCCAGGAAGTGAAGGCGCGGTATGACGCGGTGCCGGGTGCGCGGCTCCTGGTCATCCATGGCGGTGGTGATGAGCTGCCCTCGCTCCAGAACGGTGCCAACGTGTGGTGGCAGGGCTCGCCGCTCTGCAAGCAGAACGCCGCGACGAAGGACCTGGACGATATCGGGCTGGCCAACCACTTCTTCACGCGCTGGAGTGAAATCATCACCGCGACGGGCGCGAAGATGACGGGTTGGGACGACGTCATCCACCACGGACTGAGCCTGCCTGGCTTCATCCCCATGCCCTGGAGCAACGTGTGGGGCTGGGGGCGCGAGGATGATGCCTACAAGTTCGCCAACGAGGGCTACTCGGTCATCCTCGCCCACTCGACCAACCTCTACATGGACCTGGCGTACAACAAGGATCCGGACGAGCCGGGCTACTACTGGGCGAACTTCACGGACGAGAAGAAGACGTTTGAATACCGCCCATTCGACATCTACGCCAACGCGACCGAGGACCGGATGGGCAATCCCATCAACCCGGCCGATCTGAAGGACAAGGTGCGCCTGAAGGCCGAGAACAAGAAGAACATCATCGGCATGCAGGGACTGCTCTGGAGCGAGAACGTCAAGACGCCCGAGGTGATGGAATACCTCGCGTTCCCGAAGATCCTGGGCGTGGCCGAGCGCGCCTGGAATCCGGAGCTGCCCGCGGTGGAGGAGATGCCCGCGCTCTGGGCCCAATTCACCAATGCCCTGGGCCAGTCCATTCTTCCGCGTCTGGATGCCTACCGTCCCGTGGATCCGCGGGGTGAGCTGCCCGACACGGTGGGGGTGAACTACCGCATTCCCCTGCCGGGCGCGGAGATCAGCGGCGGGAAGCTGACCGCGAACGTGCGCTTCCCGGGTCTGGGAATCGAGTACTCCACCGACAACGGCACGACCTGGAAGCGTTACTCGGCGCCCGTGGATGTCTCGGGCCGTGTGCTGCTCAGGTCGCTCGCGACCGATGGCCGCACCAGCCGCGTCGCCGAGCTGAACTGAGCCGTCGACTTTCCTCATGGACGCATGCGCGGGGGTGCAAGTGATTGCGCCGCGCATGCGTCTTTTTTGTCTCCGTGGATTCCTCCTCCGTGGATTCCCTCTCGGGAATCCCTCTCCAGCCGTGCTTAACCAGTTGGTACTGAAGACGCCTCAAGAAGTGAAAAACAGGTAGTCGTGGACTTGACCCCGTTCCCGGTATTGGCCAATCTTGCTGCGCGGATCCGCTGAATCGTGAGTGCGGATTTTCGCGTGAAGCGCGGCCGTCGGATGGGTGCGAGGGGAGTCTGGCACCCGGGAATCAATGGCTCCGCGCGTCACGCTCCGAGGTTATTCCTAGCAACCTGGAGAGGTCGATGATGCGTCGTAACAAGTGGGCCGTGGGTCTGGTTGTTTCCGCTCTGTCCGCCGGCTGTGGTCAGGAAGGCATGCTTCCCGAGGTGATGGAGGCGCCTGGCAGCGTGATGAAGGCTCCGCTCGCGGATCCCGCCTGGGCGCCCAATGTCGCCTATGCCGTGGGAGCTCGGGTGTCCTATGGCGGCAAGTCCTATCAGTGCCGTCAGGCCCATACGTCGCTCGTGGGATGGGAGCCGAGCGCGGTACCGGCCCTCTGGGAGGAAGTGGGCACCTCGAACCCGGGTGACACCACCAAGCCGACCGCGAGCCTGAGCGCCAACTCCACGAAGTTCACGGCCGCCGGGACGTTGAACCTGACGGCGACCGCCTCGGACAACGTGGGCGTGACGAAGGTGGAGATCCTCCAGAATGGAGCCGTGGTCTCCACGAGCAAGACCTACAGCCGCTCGTTCGCCGCGGGCCAGAACGGCACGTACACCTATACGGTGAATGCCTATGACGCGGCGGGCAACGTGGGCAGCGCCACCGTCACCGTCACCGTGCAGATCGGCTCGAGCGACATCACGGCCCCCACGGTGAACGTGAGCGCCAACTCCACGAACTTCACGGCCGCGGGCACGCTGAACCTGACGGCGAGCGCCTCGGACAACGTGGGCGTGACGAAGGTGGAGATCCTCCAGAACGGCTCCGTGGTCGCCACGGGCACCTCGTACAGCCGCTCCTTCTCCTCGGCCAACAACGGCTCGTATGTCTATACGGTGAAGGCGTATGACGCCGCGGGCAACGTGGGCACCAAGGAGCTCACCGTCACGGTGGCCATTGGCACGACGCCGCCGCCGGCTGGTGGCAAGAAGATCGTCGCCTACTTCACCGCGTGGGGCATCTACGGCCGCAACTACCAGGTCTCCAACATCCCCGCCGCGAAGATCACTCACATCAACTACGCCTTCTCCAACGTCACCTCGGACGGCAAGTGCATCCTCGGGGACTCGTACGCGGACATCGACAAGGGCGGAGGCTACGCGGGTGAGTGGGATCCCGGCGCGCTGCGCGGCAACTTCCGCGCCCTCAAGGAGCTCAAGAAGACGAACCCGAAGCTCAAGATCCTCATCTCCGTGGGTGGCTGGAGCTGGTCCCAGCACTTCTCCGCGGCGGCGGCCACCGCGGCCTCCCGCTCGGCCTTCGTGAAGTCCTGCGTGGACCTGTACATCAAGGGCCAGTACCCCGGTGTCACCCCCGCCAACGGCGTGGGCGTCTTCGACGGCATCGACATCGACTGGGAGTACCCGGTGGGTGGCGGCCTCCCGGGCAACGGCAACAGCCCCGCGGACAAGCAGAACTACACGCTGCTGATGCAGGAGTTCCGCAACCAGCTCAACGCCGTCACCGCGCAGACGGGTCAGCAGTACCTGCTCACCATCGCGTCGGGCGCCTCGCCGGACCTGCTCGCCAACAAGCAGGAGACCAAGAACCTGGCGAACACGCTCGACTGGATCAACATCATGACGTACGACTACCACGGCGCTTTCGAGAGCTCGACGAACTTCCAGTCCGCGCTCTACCGCGTCACGGGTGACCCGGTGGCGAGCTCCGGCTTCTACACCGACGGCACGGTGTCGAAGATGCTCGAGCTGGGCGTGCCCGCGAGCAAGATCGTCCTCGGCCTGCCCTTCTACGGCCGCGGCTGGGGCAACGTGGGCTCCACGAACAACGGCCTCTTCCAGCCCGGCACGCCCACCAAGGGCACCTGGGATGATGGCCAGTCCGGCCTGACGGGCGTGTTCGACTACAAGGACCTCAAGAACAACTACGAGGGCAAGGGCTACACCAAGACCTTCCACGCGGAGGCGAAGGAGGCCTACCTCTACAGCCCGAGCACGAAGATCTGGATCGCCTACGACGACGCGCAGTCCATGGCGGCCAAGGCCGACTACATCCTGAGCAAGGGCCTGGGCGGCGCGATGGCCTGGGAGCTGAGCGGGGATGACGGCACGCTGCTCGACGCCGTGTACCAGAAGCTGAAGTAGTTCGAAGCAGTCCCGGGCCGGTGGAGCGCGTACGCGCCTTCACCGGCCTTTTTGTATCCACTTTCCGGTGTTTCCCTCTTCCCTGCCATGAACATGATGAAAGCCAATACGCAGTGCCGTCGTCCGGCGAGGGCTTCCCTCGATGAGACCCGCCTCCGCGCCGTCATGGATGGACGGTGTGAATCGGCCGATGCACTGCTGGCGCAACTGATGCCCCGGGTGCGCAATCTGGTCCGCTATTCGGTTCGCGTCGACTCGGATGTGGATGACATCACCCAGGACGCGTTGATCGCCATCCTGCGGGGCCTGCCGTCCTACCGGGGCGAGGGCGCGTTCGCCTCGTGGGCGGACCGGGTCGTGGGGCGGGTGACGTTCGCGGCCTCGAGGCGCGCGCGCGCCGAGCGCACGATGCTTCACCCCGAGGAGGACCTGGCGGAACTGGACGTGCTGTCGCCGGAGGACGGGCCGCCGGAGGATTGTCTCCTGCGCCGTCAGATGGAGCGGCTGCTGGACAAGCTCTCCGAGGAGCAGCGCCGGGCCCTGTTGCTGCACCATGTGATGGGCATGAGCGTGCCGGAGATGGCGGAGGAGCTGGAGGTCCCCTTCGAGACCGTCCGCAGCAGGCTGCGCCTGGGCAAGGCGCACCTGCGCGAGCTGCTGTACCGTCATGCGGACCGGGAGGCGGCGGCGCTGCTCTGACCGCCGCGCCCCCGATGCGCGGGACTCCCTCTAGTACTTGGGGAGGTTGGGGATGCTCTGGTTGCAGTTGCTGGTGATGCCGAGGATCTGACACACCTTCTGGCCCGCGGAGTTCACCGACGCGGCCCCGGCGGGAGGAGCGGCATGGACGCGCTCCTTCCACACCTGCCACACCATCATGCCGTCCGTGGCCTTGCCCTTGTTCTTCATGTACGTGGCGAGCGTCTCGACGTTGTAATACTTCGTCGCCATGTTGTTCTGCCCCGTGAGCATCTCCGCGTCGTAGACGGTGCCGGGGTCCGCGTTGAGCCGCAGCGTCGCGCCGCCCGCGCCCTCCGGAGCGATCTCCAGGCCCATGGCGATGGGGCCCGAGTAGATGGCCCGGTAGGACTCATAGCCCTCGCGCGGATCGTAGTAGTCGCCGCCGTCGTAGGACATGAGGTTGATGTGGCGCAGCTTGTTGCCGTGGTTCTTCACCACGCTGTACATGGTGCCGCCGAAGGGCGAGCCCCACTGCACCTTGCCCTCCTCGAACGGCGTGCCCTTCACGTAGTAGGCGCCCGTGGACCAGCCCGCGATGGAGATGCCCAGCTTGAGGCCCCGCGCGCGGATGGTGCTGTCCAGGGTGGTGATGATGTTGGCGATCTCCCCGTCCTTGCTGCAGCTGAACTGGGCCGCCTCCAGCTTGTTGCAGCTGCTGCCGCTCGACTCCCAGTCGATGTCCACGCCGTCCGCGCCGAGGTCCTGCGCCAGGTCCACCACGTGTCCCGCGTTGAAGCGGGCCCACTGGTCACCCTGGCTGTAGCTCCAGCCGCCCACGGAGATCCACACCTGGGTGCCCCGGGCGCGCAGCGCCTTGATGTTGTTGATGAGCGTCTGGGCCTGGGCCGCGGTGAACTTCTTCTGGCCGGTGTTCGTCGTGGCTCCCTCGAAGAACTCGAAGCCCGCCACGGCCTGATCGAACTCGAACGAGCCCCGGGTGTAGGCCATGTCCGGCCGGACGAACGACAGGTTCAGGTGGGTGTAGTAGCTCGGGATGTTGGCGGTCGTCAGGTCGTTGATGCTCGTGTTCCAGCTGCTGGCATAGCCGATGTACATGCGGCCGCCCGCGGGCGGGGGCTCGCTCGTGGTGAGCTTGACGGTGACGCTCGCCGCGCTGGACGTGGCGTTGTTGCCCGCCGCGTCGAAGGCCTTGGCGGTGTAGCTGTAGGTGCCGTTCTGGGTGTTGGAATAGAACGCATCCGAGGCGGTGAAGGGGCTCGCCGTCGCGGTGCTCAGCAGGGCGCCGTTCTTGTAGAACTCGACCCGGGTCACGCCCACGTTGTCACTGGCGGGCGCGGTGAGCGTCACATTGCCCGCGCTCGTGAGGTTGGTGGGGCTGGCCGACAGGCTGACCGTGGGGGCGATCTTGTCGCTGGCCGGCGGCGGGCCACCGGCACACGAGTAGCCGTTGATGTTGCAGGTACCCACGCCGCTGAAGGCGCCGGAGCCCTCGAAGGTCACGGTCACGCTGCCGTTGGCGGGCACCACGTTGCCGCCCCAGCTGTTGGGCAGCACGGTCC from Melittangium boletus DSM 14713 includes the following:
- a CDS encoding RNA polymerase sigma factor, yielding MKANTQCRRPARASLDETRLRAVMDGRCESADALLAQLMPRVRNLVRYSVRVDSDVDDITQDALIAILRGLPSYRGEGAFASWADRVVGRVTFAASRRARAERTMLHPEEDLAELDVLSPEDGPPEDCLLRRQMERLLDKLSEEQRRALLLHHVMGMSVPEMAEELEVPFETVRSRLRLGKAHLRELLYRHADREAAALL
- the ptsP gene encoding phosphoenolpyruvate--protein phosphotransferase — encoded protein: MSTLNLVAPLAGWATRLEEVPDPAFAQKMVGDGIAVDPTSSELRAPCDGVVVSVHASRHACTLRARTGAEILLHIGIDTVNLRGEGFTVRVSEGQQVKAGEPLISFDMDLLARRARSLLTAMVVVNAEGYTVTGRHQDRPVSVGDALLVVEGGAASAEESSEGDTAERAVRLLIPNGLHARPAAVFSRHARMHPGAVRVANGARIANGKSVVALMGLGAQHGDTLTISVQGTEAGQRLQALVDLVASGLGDPIRPIAETPAPAPQKGPAPVSLTPFAAGTPALFKGTPAAPGIAVGNAVRVVETQVELSQRGQGLAEEQRRLAEALTGVRQDIEVMIEREGTAGSARTEIFRAHLVLLDDPDLNEAAGESLSAGHSAEWAWRSAIETHVGMLERLENTLLAERGGDLRDIGRRVIALLTGQGASRVPTDLPPNAILVADELLPSDLAAVPAGRLAALCTAHGGPTSHVAILAAGLGIPAVVAAGDGALRVPHGAPLIVDGERGEVHVHPSAALQEATLRSLAERAARREAHLAKAHEGCHTVDGTRIEVFANLGRPGDAAAAAAQGAEGCGLLRSEFLFLERATEPSEAEQADQYQRIAEGLKGRPLVIRTLDVGGDKPLAYMPLPREENPVLGLRGVRVSLRHPDMLRTQLRAILRVKPEGVCRVLVPMVTSAHELRAVRVMLEEERRAMGVSTPVALGAMIEVPVAAMLSDRLAEEADFLSIGTNDLTQYGLAMDRGNPHVAAQLDGLHPGLLRLVARTVEGARKHERPVAVCGGIASDSRAAPLLIGLGVNELSVSPAVIPGLKAFIRTLSMSQCAEVARKALELESGDEVRALVTSTWPGL
- a CDS encoding glycosyl hydrolase family 18 protein encodes the protein MRRSSKFLIPSLMGLLVACGEQELPASAHFQSTEQAAATAAGLTATFAQASSWSGGFSAVITIKNTTASAINDWSLNFKFNGTAAISGTPWGAAGSASKGADGSWTVLPNSWGGNVVPANGSVTVTFEGSGAFSGVGTCNINGYSCAGGPPPASDKIAPTVSLSASPTNLTSAGNVTLTAPASDNVGVTRVEFYKNGALLSTATASPFTASDAFYSNTQNGTYSYTAKAFDAAGNNATSSAASVTVKLTTSEPPPAGGRMYIGYASSWNTSINDLTTANIPSYYTHLNLSFVRPDMAYTRGSFEFDQAVAGFEFFEGATTNTGQKKFTAAQAQTLINNIKALRARGTQVWISVGGWSYSQGDQWARFNAGHVVDLAQDLGADGVDIDWESSGSSCNKLEAAQFSCSKDGEIANIITTLDSTIRARGLKLGISIAGWSTGAYYVKGTPFEEGKVQWGSPFGGTMYSVVKNHGNKLRHINLMSYDGGDYYDPREGYESYRAIYSGPIAMGLEIAPEGAGGATLRLNADPGTVYDAEMLTGQNNMATKYYNVETLATYMKNKGKATDGMMVWQVWKERVHAAPPAGAASVNSAGQKVCQILGITSNCNQSIPNLPKY
- a CDS encoding glycosyl hydrolase family 18 protein → MRRNKWAVGLVVSALSAGCGQEGMLPEVMEAPGSVMKAPLADPAWAPNVAYAVGARVSYGGKSYQCRQAHTSLVGWEPSAVPALWEEVGTSNPGDTTKPTASLSANSTKFTAAGTLNLTATASDNVGVTKVEILQNGAVVSTSKTYSRSFAAGQNGTYTYTVNAYDAAGNVGSATVTVTVQIGSSDITAPTVNVSANSTNFTAAGTLNLTASASDNVGVTKVEILQNGSVVATGTSYSRSFSSANNGSYVYTVKAYDAAGNVGTKELTVTVAIGTTPPPAGGKKIVAYFTAWGIYGRNYQVSNIPAAKITHINYAFSNVTSDGKCILGDSYADIDKGGGYAGEWDPGALRGNFRALKELKKTNPKLKILISVGGWSWSQHFSAAAATAASRSAFVKSCVDLYIKGQYPGVTPANGVGVFDGIDIDWEYPVGGGLPGNGNSPADKQNYTLLMQEFRNQLNAVTAQTGQQYLLTIASGASPDLLANKQETKNLANTLDWINIMTYDYHGAFESSTNFQSALYRVTGDPVASSGFYTDGTVSKMLELGVPASKIVLGLPFYGRGWGNVGSTNNGLFQPGTPTKGTWDDGQSGLTGVFDYKDLKNNYEGKGYTKTFHAEAKEAYLYSPSTKIWIAYDDAQSMAAKADYILSKGLGGAMAWELSGDDGTLLDAVYQKLK
- the nagE gene encoding N-acetylglucosamine-specific PTS transporter subunit IIBC, which codes for MVSNKFAGVQQLGRALMLPIAVLPIAGLLLRLGQPDLLGISFVAAAGDAIFSNLGLLFAVGVAVGFAKENHGAAGLAGAVGFLITVKGTEALVQVPPAVLDGLVGAAKDLAVAGYKARLASKISVPAGILSGLFAGLLYNRYKDIKLPEYLAFFGGRRFIPIVTGLACLGLALVFGFGWPGIEAGLDTVSRAVFSAGRAGLFLYGFFNRLLIVTGLHHILNNLAWFILGDYNGVTGDLNRFFKGDPTAGAMMSGFFPVMMFGLPAACLAMYRAALPRNRAKVGGVLLSMALTSFLTGVTEPIEFAFMFLAPPLYLLHAVLTGVSIVLMDILNVKLGFGFSAGLFDYVLNYKLATQPILLLPVGAAYFAVYYGLFSVCIAHFNLKTLGREDEEVFATAAPSEGASLPAPAMSRGASWIQALGGAANLQNVDACTTRLRLTVADNTRVDETALKVLGSRGIIRPAPGSVQIIIGPLADQVASEVRDALRASPASVNPERILAQGMLAALGGASNIRDIGLCSTRLRLVLVDDQRVNDAALNGLATRGVVKPTAGSVQVIIGPSAERVADELRALLR
- a CDS encoding family 20 glycosylhydrolase, with the translated sequence MKRFLTSLPVMAVLAAGCSDPAQPDPVQPDPDPVQPAPKPTVPASVSVEWQPVDNSVGSWMFFRSTFTIENKGPGELGNQGWKLYFSFVRRILNEGEGSQEENLFQSLAKQGIRITKADLAGSGDYFVLEPLPEFKPIAVGERRVLDVLASDWAILKSDAPAGFHIVFSGGEHKGDVAYAVPSTVKLDASDPKQTTRFEGDKMPVQTPGLRFKENPALQDVELKRQLLPAPRSLTTREGKVTLSNGTTIGYAGPLQGEASYLVSALGDVLAGTVSSRATQGDEHIQLRIQADLDTDGDGTADAEGYTLDAQDGKILITGADAAGVFHGIQTLRQLIPVDAYAAAVNPSNRKAEFSVPAVLIADAPGFSHRGMALDVGRHFQSKETVKKLLDVLAYYKINKFHFHLTDDEGWRLEIPGIPELTSYGSRRGFDLAETEMMHAAMGSSNDLDSGDRIELKPAKRPAEQTVRPAYQGFEQEMLNFVGKGSGYYTTKDFEEILAYATERHIDVIPEIDMPGHARAAVMSMEYRYRKLKDTNPEQAAMYRLVDPNDTSKHTSVQAYTDNFVNPCLETSYAFLTKVVQEVKARYDAVPGARLLVIHGGGDELPSLQNGANVWWQGSPLCKQNAATKDLDDIGLANHFFTRWSEIITATGAKMTGWDDVIHHGLSLPGFIPMPWSNVWGWGREDDAYKFANEGYSVILAHSTNLYMDLAYNKDPDEPGYYWANFTDEKKTFEYRPFDIYANATEDRMGNPINPADLKDKVRLKAENKKNIIGMQGLLWSENVKTPEVMEYLAFPKILGVAERAWNPELPAVEEMPALWAQFTNALGQSILPRLDAYRPVDPRGELPDTVGVNYRIPLPGAEISGGKLTANVRFPGLGIEYSTDNGTTWKRYSAPVDVSGRVLLRSLATDGRTSRVAELN